One window of the Gambusia affinis linkage group LG13, SWU_Gaff_1.0, whole genome shotgun sequence genome contains the following:
- the si:ch211-248a14.8 gene encoding uncharacterized protein si:ch211-248a14.8 produces MTWAKASSPYANLFLFTVPLLPLLTLGFSFALKVASPPSHHLSVLISILSGMFIVITASNGIPVVESLEYLYAPLALILHSLSLISFAKVSESVRQQPSDVQPSVFDIYYAQLINQSGVLGLLWLLHPDKPWMVLKMSSWHNLLFHGYLLAIVLLGMVLNFLVCTSALCVSPLTAALLYSARHMVQPFFHLL; encoded by the exons ATGACTTGGGCCAAAGCAAGCAGCCCGTACGCAAACCTCTTCCTCTTCACTGTTCCCCTGCTGCCTCTGCTCACCCTCGGATTCAGTTTTGCGCTGAAGGTGGCGTCTCCGCCATCTCACCACTTGTCAGTGTTGATTTCTATCCTGAGTGGGATGTTTATTGTCATCACAG CATCCAATGGGATTCCTGTTGTTGAGTCTCTGGAGTATCTCTACGCGCCTCTCGCTTTGATTCTCCACAGCCTCTCCCTCATCAGCTTCGCTAAAGTGTCCGAGTCTGTGCGCCAGCAGCCCTCTGACGTCCAACCCTCTGTTTTTGACATCTACTACGCTCAACTGATCAACCAGAGTGGAGTGCTGGGCCTCCTGTGGCTTCTACACCCAGACAAACCCTGGATGGTGCTGAAAATGAGCAGCTGGCACAATCTGCTTTTCCACGGATACCTGCTCGCCATTGTCCTGCTGGGAATGGTACTCAACTTCCTGGTCTGCACTTCTGCTCTCTGCGTCTCCCCACTCACGGCTGCGTTGCTATATTCGGCAAGGCACATGGTGCAGCCGTTTTTTCATCTTCTGTAG